The window CTGCGCGGGCTCGTCGCCAGGGAGCTCGAGTCCCTTCGGGTGGGGATTCAGATCGCAAGGATGCGCGAGAAGAAGCGCTTGAGCCAAGCCCAGCTTGCTGATCGAGTCGGTATGAGCGCGCCCAATATCTCCCGTATCGAGACAAGCCCGGCTCAAAATATGACTCTCGGGACGCTCGTGAAGATCGCGCGGGCACTGGGCCGCGGGGTCGAAGTCACCTTCCCAGCCCGACGCTCCCGCTAACAATTCACAGATCGAGCCATAGAAGCCCTTCGGCCCCCTCGTCCTGCCCCTCTCTCCGGATGGGGGACGTGACCCGGTATGCGCTCAGGCGGGCAGGCCGTAGTAGGCGGCGCAGTTGTCCCAGAGAATCTTGCGCTTGCTCAGCTCGGAGATGGGGAGCCGGAGGAACGACTCCACCGCCCGCGGGAATTTCGAATCGCCGTGCGGGAAATCCGTCGAGAAGACGATGCGGTCGTCGCCGATGGCGTCGATGACGTGCTTCACGGGCTCCTCGTCGCATTCCACCGACACGAAGCACTGCCGCTTGAAGTACCCGCTGGGCGGCATGGTCAACTCCTTGGCGTAGACGTCACCCAGCCACTCCGCGTGCTCGTCCATGCGCCAGAGGAGGAAGGGCACCCAGCTGCAGTTACCTTCGAGGAAGGCCACACGCAGCCGCGGATGCCGTTCCAGGATGCCGCCCGCGCAGAAGGCTCCCACCGCCAGCATCTGCTCGACGGGATGGGAGTACACGTGCTTCAGCATCGTGTTGGCGCCGAACTGCTCGCCCACCTGCCGGAGGAGCGAGCCCGAGCCCTCGTGGAATCCCAGCGGCACCTCCACCTCCTCCAGCGCGGCCCAGAGCGGCTCGTAGTAAGGATCGTGCCAGTTGCGCCCCTGCACCTCGTTCGGCCGCAGAAACACCCCGCGGAAGCCCAGCTCTCTCACGCAGCGGCGCGCCTCCGCCACCGCGTCGTTGACGTCGAAGGGCGAGATCATACCCGCTCCGATCAGGCGCTCGGGATTCTCCTGGCAGAACTCGTAGAGCCAGTCGTTGTACGCGCGGGCCATGGCCGCGGCGAGGGGCGGCTCCATGTCCGGAACCGTCAGGGCGAACAGACCACGGGAGGGATAGACCACCGCCACGTCGATACCCTCGATGTCCATCGCCTCGAGCTGCACCTTGGACGTCCACCCGCGCTCTTCGAAGGGCTTCCAGCGCTGCTGGTTGAGGGCATAGTTGTGCCCCTGACGGCGGCGGTTCCGATCGGCATCGGTCCCCGCGACGCGGCCCCACGGCTTACCCCCGTGGGCCAGCCGTAGATCGCCGACGTCCTCGGTCAGGCCGTGGGGGCTACGATCCCGGAAGGCGGGGTCGATGTAGCGCTGCCACAGGTCGGGCGGCTCGATGATGTGGATGTCACTGTCGAGGACCTTGAAGTTCTGGTGCATGAGCCACCTCCGTGAGCGCCCGCGGCGAGAGGGCGGTAGGACGGGACAGCTACAGGTACTTCGTCGGCCAGTTCATCGCGCGCCACATGTGCGCGGAGGGACTGACGTCGAACCCGAGGCCTTCCTCGGGCTGCCTGAAGTGGCGGCCCACGACGTCCGTGAACTCCTCCAGCTCGACCCGCACGTTGGGATCGAAGGAGTAGAGGTCGTTGATGCAGATCAGGCGCGCGCTCATGTACCACTGGTGATCGCGCGCGTAGCGATAGTCCCGCTCGATGTAGGCGTCGGGCTTGTAGTCCGGGCCGAACAGCCTGATGTAGGACTGGGGGTAGGCATAGCCGACGGATTCGTCGGCGAAGAAGCGCAAGGCCTGGTGGTAGCGGATGGCAAAGCTCACCTCTTCGTCCACGTATGGCTCGACGAGCTGGGCCGTCCAGTAGCCGTGGTCGCCGCGAATGAACCCCACGGCAGCAATGTCGTGCAGCAGGCACGCGAGGACGATCTTCTCGTTGACGCCGTTCTTCTGGGCGAGCCGCGCGCTCTGCATCAGGTGCTGGGTGGGGCCGAAGCGGAGCTTGAAGAAGTCGAACAGGTTCGGCTTGTCGGGCATCCGCGGCAGGCGCGGATCGTGGCCCATCAGGTACCGCTTGCCCGTGTCGGGGGGGCGGGGGATCGGCTCACGCGGGTCGCGCTCTCCCGAGGTGTAGATGACCGACTTCACGACGACCCGGTCCAGCTCCTCCATCATCGCCCGCTCGGCGGCCTCGGCCTTCTCTAATGCGTTCATGGGGGGATCATCCGTCCGCGGGCCACAACTGTCAAGGGCGAGAGGGGCGCCGCCGCGTCAGCGCGGTGCCCTTGTGCATCGCCACATGATCCGTCTTGTCGCTCCTTATCGCGTATTGCGGAGCCTCCTTGCTTGCATGGTGGGTGTAGCCCTTGTAGTTCACGTCTCGCGTGTGTACCTTGATGATCCGCCCGCTCACCCGCCCCGCCTCCGAGTTCCAACTCACGCGATCTCCGACCTTGAACCTTCTCGTCATGGCTCCCCCCCCAAGTCGTCGCCTCGAATCTGCCCCGTCCGACTCTCAATTCAGGATAACGCTGGCCGAAAGTCCACGCCCCGGCGCATAATGCACGGCCATGAAGCTCACCGTCGAATTCCCCAGCGTGTCGTACCGCGAAGGGCCGGAGGCCGTGCGGCGCTTTGCCCGCGCCGTCGAGCAGATCGGCTATGACCACATCGACGTCTTCGACCACGTCGTCATGGGCTATCCGATGGAGGGGCGCCCGCCTGGTCCTTACCAGGCGACCATGCCAATCCTGGAAGCGCTGATGCTCCTCGGCCATATCGCCGCCGTCACCTCGCGCGTGGGGCTCGGGACCGAGGTGCTCGTCCTG is drawn from Candidatus Methylomirabilota bacterium and contains these coding sequences:
- a CDS encoding helix-turn-helix transcriptional regulator, which codes for MKKPSNWDLYFQKQLGDSELRGLVARELESLRVGIQIARMREKKRLSQAQLADRVGMSAPNISRIETSPAQNMTLGTLVKIARALGRGVEVTFPARRSR
- a CDS encoding amidohydrolase family protein, whose protein sequence is MHQNFKVLDSDIHIIEPPDLWQRYIDPAFRDRSPHGLTEDVGDLRLAHGGKPWGRVAGTDADRNRRRQGHNYALNQQRWKPFEERGWTSKVQLEAMDIEGIDVAVVYPSRGLFALTVPDMEPPLAAAMARAYNDWLYEFCQENPERLIGAGMISPFDVNDAVAEARRCVRELGFRGVFLRPNEVQGRNWHDPYYEPLWAALEEVEVPLGFHEGSGSLLRQVGEQFGANTMLKHVYSHPVEQMLAVGAFCAGGILERHPRLRVAFLEGNCSWVPFLLWRMDEHAEWLGDVYAKELTMPPSGYFKRQCFVSVECDEEPVKHVIDAIGDDRIVFSTDFPHGDSKFPRAVESFLRLPISELSKRKILWDNCAAYYGLPA
- a CDS encoding DUF2945 domain-containing protein, with the translated sequence MTRRFKVGDRVSWNSEAGRVSGRIIKVHTRDVNYKGYTHHASKEAPQYAIRSDKTDHVAMHKGTALTRRRPSRP